Below is a genomic region from Phacochoerus africanus isolate WHEZ1 chromosome X, ROS_Pafr_v1, whole genome shotgun sequence.
cacagagaagaaaatgtaggagtcAGAGTCAGGCACTGAGAAACAAAGGGTCTAATGTTAAGGGCTGTGAAGGCTGATGACTCAGGGACTGTGCGGGGATAAAGCACTGGGGATATGAAGTTAGAGGACTAGAAGGTGAAAGAAGTTATCGGCGGACGGTAATTATGTCGTCAAAGTCCTAAAGGAAGACATCAGACCCAATGGGGAAAATGACGTCAAGATTGGAGTGATGTCCAGAATGGAAAGGAGTGTGAGAGCGAAAAGGTTTGTACACAAACAGGATGAAGAAAGCTGTGGCCAGTGGAGGGATGCTGACATCAGCGTGCACCAACTACCCAAAAACCGCCTCCATTCCCTGAGGCGGGCTCAACGCTTTGCTCCCTAGGCTTTGCAGTcacttcctcccaccccacccctcattGGCCTCATCCAATGAGCACTCACGCCGGCACGCGCGGCAGACGTTCCGTGACGTATACGCTACGTACGCTTTATCAAGCGTCTTCCCGCGCGACATTCTTCCCAGTCTGTCGGCTTCTTGGCTGTAGctgtgtcttttgcctttttttctaatttccaggTAAGCAGCGTTGGTCTGGCAGAGGGGCCGCTCCTCGATTCACTAACGTGCGCTGCGTTGGGCGAGAGCGAGTGGGAGAGTAGAGGTTTCTGACACGTAGACTTGGGCTTTTCCGGGGCAGGCGGGTCCCATGCTCGGAGGTGACATTTTTGGGGTTGGTGCGAGGAATGCCGGGAAGGGCTGGCAGCTTGGGTAGCGGCAGTGACCACCGGACAGCAGAGACCTGCGGAAGAGAGGTGGGGAtgtgtgtcgggggtgggggagtgcGGGTTTTTTCGTCACGTGACTTCCACCATCTTGTTCTGCCGGAGAGGAGGGAGCGCGCAAGGGTGTTCTGGGCATGCGCGGCCGCACAAAATGACGGGCGTGTTGGCAGGGGATTTTGTGGGCATGCGCGAAGGTGGTCCCCCAAAACGGCTATCTCGCTGAGCCAGCCCGTCAGATTCCCGCCTTTTTggcttctttactttttttggggggggagggggtctccttatttagttctttttgtcTATTCTCCATTCTCTCGTCCCTTCTCAAAACTCCGACCTTTTCTTTCATCTCCACTGTCCATATCCTCCCCGAAGGACTCAATTTATTGACATGTCCTCTGAAGAAGGGAAGCTCTTCGTGGGAGGGCTCAACTTCAACACAGATGAGCAGGCTCTGGAAGACCACTTCAGCAGTTTCGGACCTATTTCTGAGGGTGAGACATGGGCCAGAGGCGTGATGGGGGGGTTGTGGGAGAACATCTGGGCCCCATGCGTTTCAAAGAACATGGAGAGGAGGGTCAGGACTCCAAGCCTTTACAttacccttttccttcctttgttcctaGACCCAAGGCTGAGAACTCAATTGAGGGTTGGTGGAAGGGAGGTCCATTCTTTACCTGACACCCTTTGCCGCTTTTtttcctcacctctctctcctctcccttttcccaGTGGTCGTTGTCAAGGACCGGGAGACTCAGCGATCCCGGGGTTTTGGCTTCATTACCTTCACCAATCCAGAACATGCTTCAAATGCAATGAGAGCCATGAATGGAGAGGTGAGGCCTCCTACCTGCATAGGGGCCCTGCCCCCATCTGTCACTTCCaccattctttctgtttttttcccctctgtctgCCAGGGGCAGCGTGGCCACCAAGCCCCGCAGTGCCCACTCACAGGAGCGTGACTGCCTTCTGTTCTAGGGGGTGGAGGGCAGCGGCAGACAGAGCCGGGCTGCCTGGGAGGCGACGACTGGTCCTGCATGAGGCCGAGAAGCCACCTGTGGATGTTTGACCTGCCCTGGGCTTAGGTAGTAGAGTCTGCAGACCTGCGGGCCTGGCCCGGAGAGGACCTCGTGAGTCTTCTGGGATGGACTCTGAAGCCTCAAACCAAGAGAGGTGTCTATCTAGCCCTAATAGTTGGGCAGCTTagaggagtggggaggagagCTCAACCTGAGTTCGGTCAAGATGTAAGTAGTAGCAGGGGGAACACGGTGATTCAGGTCATTTTGTGGGATTCTGTACCTCCTGATAAAGCCGTTCTGGCCAAAGGAGCTTGTTCTGGAATGTGGCACCCAGAACCTGGTGCCCAGCAGAAATTTCTGGGCTCTTTTGCCCACCTGCCCAGCCCACTCTTACCTTACCACTGCCCTGTCTGACCACCAACCCATCCATCCTTTTGTTTCCCTACACCTAGTCTCTGGATGGTCGCCAGATCCGTGTGGACCACGCTGGCAAGTCGGCCCGGGGAACAAGAGGGGGTGCCTTTGGGGCCCGTGGTCGTGGCTACTCTAGAGGTAAGTGCAGTGGTAAGTTTGACCATGGGGTATGGAGGAGAACCACCTGTTACTGGCTTATGTTTGGAGAGCagccattaaaatatttcttgcttGCTGTAGGTGGAGGGGACCAGGGCTATGGAAATGGCAGATATGACAGTCGACCTGGAGGATATGGCTACGGATATGGATATGGAAGGTCCAGAGACTATGGCAGCAGGTGGGTAGCCAAAGGATTGTTGGATCCGGAGGTGCTTCTTCCCTCTCCTTAAGAGCTCAGCTGCTCCAGGATTCATGCATATCTTGCTTCGGTGCTGCTAGTGTTTGCTTTTATAAATTGTTATGAAACTATTTTGGGTTAAATATAATACTCAGGTCATATAATTGCAAGGTGCAATAGATGGTGATGTGTATGTGTTTACTGTGCTGTGTTGGTTAATTGGGTAtattatgttaatatttaatgtaatttaacaTGTATATAAGTTATATGTACGAGCATGTATATGCATGATATTTGTGTGTTTGGTATATTCTACTTGACACATTAAAGTTTGTGTTCTACTACACGAAAAACGACAGGATGTGTAAGTATACGTGGTCTTTGATATTGTCAAGGAATATATAATATGTTCTTGTATTACTACTATGTTTCTTTTCCCAGAAGCCAGGGTAGTTATGACCGCTACTCAGGAGGAAATTACAGGGACAATTACGACAACTGAGATGAGGCAAGCGCACCTAATGTAGGTGAGATTTGTGTTGCCACTGAGCAGATCGATCTCTGTCCACCAGCCCTGTCCTATTCTGTCACCTTTCCTCCTGCCTGTGCATACCTCAGCAGGCCCACCTGATACCGTTTCTAGCTTTCCCTTGCTCTCAGGTGCCTGCCAAGGattgtctgggggtgggggttgggaggggtgGGTGTCGAACCTGTCTTGCCTAAAAGAGATGGAGGGGTGTCCCTGTTATCCAGACCTCCAGTATCCTTATCAACCCCTCAAAGCGAGCGTGTTAGCCTGTTCCCGACATCACAATTCTCCTCCTTCTTACTGTTCTCAGATACACAGGAATAAAACCTCTGATCCAGGACCATCCTTCCAAATGGCTGTTTGTAAAGAAACATCTGTTCTAGTACATCAACCTGTTTTTTTGAAGTGAGCTCCCAAGGTAGCTtgttaaagatgttttaaaaagctccatgtttagaaaaacttttttccccatttaaagACAAATTGAGACATTCATAGGGtctgggtatttttttccccctttttaccAGTTTTCTAGTTTGGGCTCTCAGGATTATTGGTTCTGGCAAAAAATGTTTGGCCAGACccgatagatttttttttttaataatatgcatCTAGGAACATTTTAAGAACGTATACACAATGTTTAATCACGGTTAGGAAGCAATTTCTGACTGTAACTGTAAGAAATCCAGAATAGGGTTACTTACAGGTGTTTTTTTTACTCCAGATCTCTGCCTTGACTATATAgaagtttctaaaaatatttgtgtatgtcACTTTTCtaatactggaagaaaaaatattctgttgtgtCTCATGTAGTGTTTAGGATGTCCTTGACAGAGttgattaaaaagataaaacctgAAAACAAGTCGATGTtgatagtggttttttttttattattactcaaattaaGGTAGAGAGGCATATTACAAAGTAAAGATAGAGGAAAGTCAAGAGGGAGACTTGGAAAAGGATTTAGTtaggggggtgggcagggactgCCAGAAGGGTAGAGACCTTGAATTCAAAGCTTGGTGGTTTGGAATTGGTTTGGGTATACATGAGCTCTGTGAGGAGGGTGAGGAGTGCAGGTGAAATCCTTTATGGCTGGAGTCAGGTTTCCCAAGATGGTCTCTTGGTCCCATGGTGTTGAACAGTGTCCATCTGGGAATGACTGACTGGGTTCGAATCTCCCTATTCTCACTGAGTATCGGGTAGGTGCCCTCCTCACTGGACTGTTGTGAGAATATAATAAGCAtcgggtggggttggggaggggaggtgtgcTAAATCCTGCTTGTAAACAGTGGTGCTGGCCCCTCAAataatgggattggcagcagTTACAGTATGAGGAGCACAGGTTCTGAATTCAGAttccaggattcaaatccaggctttGCTGTTTCCCACTTACTTGACCTTAGGTGTGTCATTTAACCTCATGTTCCTCAGCCTTACGGGTGTTTCATCATTTCTATTTGGGGGTCAAGTGTATTTAGTACATATgcagggttgctgctgtggtgtgggttcaggccctggccgggaacttaaacatgctgcaggcacagccaagaaagGAGTTGGCAAAGCCATCAGCCACAGGCATTCAGTATAAATGGTGGCAAGAGGGTCGTCTTCAGTGGTGAGGTGGTGATGGCCTGGTGTGGCTTTTCACCCCTAGTTGGGCCGCAcatgttgcatatggaagttcccaggctaggcatcaaattggaactacagctgctggcctatagtaATGCAAGatcaatccaagctgcatctgcaacctgcaccacagctcacagcaatgctggatcctcaacccactgagcaaggccagggatcaaacctacatcttcacaatagtagctacagtgggaactcctagttggattttcaGCTATACTTAACTCCCTTTAGTTCTGACTCCTGCATTGCAGTCCCATGAGCTTTGTTCCTCTTAAGACTTTCTAATTAATGACCTGTGGCCATGGCGTCTTCTACTTGGCTGATACTAAGCCAAGTATCACCAGGTTGTcttaggatgtcttttttttttttcatttcactaatTAGCAAATTCTACTGAAGcaggtttctttcatcagtgcttGTACTGAAACACAGTGTCTTATCTCAGGGCTCTGACAACCTGAGTCCTTTTGTTATCTAGTCCAAAGCAACTTTGATTGTATCATCATTCGTACATTATGCTGATCTACTTTATCAATCGACTGCATTGATTGAACCATGCTGATTGGGGATGTGGATCATGGAATGCAATTTCCATACAtgcttttgtctttgctttttctagggctgctcctgcggcatatgggggttcccaggctaagggtccaatcagagctgtggccaccggcatatgccacagccacagcaacacaggatccgagacacgtctgcaacctacaccacagcccatggcatcggcggattcttaacccactgagcaaggccagggattgaacctgcaaccgcatggttcctagtcagatttgttaactactgtgccatgacaggaactcctcctaggtTGTCTTAAATTGCCTTAATCAGTCATGGGGTGTAAATAGGGATGTCTCCTCCCCACTGTGATGGTGTTAGGCAAGCTGAGTGAGGGGATGGATCAGGCTCCCGCCCCCCTCATAGTATTAATACCCTTAAAAGAGTGACTATgaagttctcatcgtggcgcagtggttaacgaatccgactaggaaccatgaggttgcgggttcggtccctgcccttgctcggtgggttaacgatctggcgttgccgtgagctgtggtgtaggttgcagacgcggctcggatcccgcgttgctgtggctctggcgtaggccaggggctacagctccgattcgacccttggcctggaaacctccatatgccttgggagcggcccaagaaatggcaaaaagaccaaaacaaaaaagggacTAAGAAAGCTTGctctggagttctccttgtggctcagtggttaacgaacccaaccagtatccatgaggaccggggtttggtctctggcctcgctcagtgggttaggatctggcgttgccatgagctgtggtgtaggttgcagatgtggcttggatcccacgttgctgtggtgtaagctggcgacTACAACtcccaattggatccctagcctgggaactgccatgtgccacaggtgcggccctaaaagcttCAAACTGCTCTGAGTTCTTGTGGCACAGTTAAAACGAATCCgtttagtatctgtgaggatgcgggtttaatccctggccttgctcagtgggttaaggatccagtgttgccttgagctgtggtgtaggtcacagacgtggttcaaatcctgtgttgctttggctgtggtgtgggtttgacccctagtgtggtaacctccatgtgctgtgggtgaggccccaaaaggcaaaaacaagaaACCTGCTCTCAACCGTGGGAAGATACAAGCATTTGGCATTCTGTGATCTGGAAAAGGGCTCTCAGGAGAGCTCAACCATGCTGGTGCCCTGTTTTTGGACTTCAAAAGCTTCCAGAAGTGTGGGGAGTAAGCCACTAGTACATGATGCTGTTAAAACAACCACCCATGCTGAGGGACTACATGGGTCCCTGTATTGTGAGAGTTCTAGTGTTGGTGGCCTGCCTCCTGTGCCTTCTAACTACTTGGGCCCCAGGACCCTTTCCCACTCCCCCACTAGCGGGTCATGAATTTGATTTGGGAGGTGGATGGAGACAGAAACTTCTGAGACCTACCAGGCCCACTGATCTAGAACCAGGTAAAGAAGCACTGGGGCTACTCCTTTCCTACCAGTTGGGTACTTGGTCTCAAGACATTCTGTAGTGTGCCTTCAGAGAGTTGAGGCAGTGGGATCTGGCAGGGGGACCACTTAATGCTTGGGGTGGGGCACACCAGCACACTCTACTGTGTGGAAAGTAAAATGGTCCGTCTCCTAATATGATCTGAGGCAGGATTCCATACTCAGTCACAAAGTTCCTGCAGCAAAatgatccttggagttcccattgtggcatctctgcagggccagggcacaggtttgatccctggcccaggaactccttatgtcGTGGGTCGGCCTAAGGAAAAAATGATTCTGTAAGTGACATCAACAAAGACCATAAGTAGTTTTGGAGAAGGTTTTGTGTAGAAATCTGGCCCAGAGAGGCCTGGTCTAAAGAAGGGGGCCTAGAAGATTCAGTTTTCTTTGGTGCTATATAGTTCATAATACAATCAGATATGAGGCTCCGACCCCTTACTAAAAACTTTGCAGTTTGACCAAAATTTCGTTAATGTGCATGTTTCCGAAGAACCCACCAAGACCAAAAACTTGCATTCAAAAATGccttgaccctagcctgggaacttccatatgccacatgtgcagcccttaaaaaaaaaaaaaaaaaaaaaaaaagaggaaggagttcctgtcctggctcagtggttaacgaatctgactaggaaccatgaggttgcaggttcaatccctggccttgctcagtgggttaaggatctggcgatgccgtgggctgtggtataggttgcagatgtggctcggatcctgtgttattGTGGCcctggtgttggctggcagctgtagctctgattccacccctagcctgggaacctccatatgccgcgggagcgacccaagaaagaaaaaaaagaaaaaaagatgccttGAGAACCTTTGTCCCAAGGCCCATGAAGGCCAGGCCAGCAAATACTTCTACTTTTCTAACCCTAGGTCTTGCCTATACTAAGAAAAATCATACAAACCTCTCTCAGAAACATCCCCTGCCCATTTCAAGGTCCAGAATAAATCCTAAGCCCTGCCCCTTTCATCCCATGTGGCCAAAATCAGACCTTTGTGTCCTAGCATAATTTCTCTGCCTCAGGTTTAACGAGTGAAATGGGAGTAAGTGTCCACCTCACAAAGAAGTATTAGAGGTgac
It encodes:
- the RBM3 gene encoding RNA-binding protein 3 isoform X3 — translated: MDSEASNQESLWMVARSVWTTLASRPGEQEGVPLGPVVVATLEVEGTRAMEMADMTVDLEDMATDMDMEGPETMAAEARVVMTATQEEITGTITTTEMRQAHLIYTGIKPLIQDHPSKWLFVKKHLF
- the RBM3 gene encoding RNA-binding protein 3 isoform X2, with the translated sequence MSSEEGKLFVGGLNFNTDEQALEDHFSSFGPISEVVVVKDRETQRSRGFGFITFTNPEHASNAMRAMNGESLDGRQIRVDHAGKSARGTRGGAFGARGRGYSRGGGDQGYGNGRYDSRPGGYGYGYGYGRSRDYGSSQGSYDRYSGGNYRDNYDN
- the RBM3 gene encoding RNA-binding protein 3 isoform X1 produces the protein MSSEEGKLFVGGLNFNTDEQALEDHFSSFGPISEVVVVKDRETQRSRGFGFITFTNPEHASNAMRAMNGESLDGRQIRVDHAGKSARGTRGGAFGARGRGYSRGGGDQGYGNGRYDSRPGGYGYGYGYGRSRDYGSRSQGSYDRYSGGNYRDNYDN